A DNA window from Canis lupus familiaris isolate Mischka breed German Shepherd chromosome 10, alternate assembly UU_Cfam_GSD_1.0, whole genome shotgun sequence contains the following coding sequences:
- the MFSD9 gene encoding major facilitator superfamily domain-containing protein 9 isoform X5 — protein MPRQESGAGAEARADGPGAVGARRFLLCLYLVGFLDLFGVSMVVPLLSLHVKSLGASPTVAGIVGSSYGILQLFSSTLVGCWSDVVGRRSSLLVCILFSALGYLILGASTNVFLFALARIPVGIFKHTLSISRALLSDLVSEKERPLVIGQFNAASSVGFILGPMVGGYLTELDGGFYLTAFICCCVFLLNAGLVWLFPWREAKLSRTEQGRPAGDSPAPWGRTDPPEQQPATPRQSTASTRPARPPWAEVASTLRDMKSLVFSEMWDIFAVRLLMAVAVMLYYSNFVLALEERFGVRPRAAGCLISYSSALGALGGLALGPLLRLYGHDGRAILLRSSALTCLLLLLHAAARSAALAALCTALLAVSTAVGRTCVTDLQLAAGGAQGGRHGHRRGAVGDGRGPDRRPAPLGARAGDATILKAGQLTTYSGP, from the exons ATGCCGAGGCAGGAGTCGGGGGCCGGGGCTGAGGCGCGGGCAGACGGCCCCGGTGCCGTCGGAGCCCGCCGCTTCCTGCTGTGTCTTTACCTGGTGGGCTTCTTG GATTTGTTTGGTGTCAGCATGGTCGTCCCTTTATTGAGCCTTCATGTCAAGTCTCTTGGAGCAAGTCCAACAGTTGCTGGAATAGTAG GCTCCTCCTATGGCATTTTGCAGCTCTTTTCCAGCACATTGGTG GGCTGCTGGAGTGATGTGGTTGGAAGACGATCTTCCTTGCTGGTGTGCATTCTGTTCAGTGCCCTGGGTTATCTGATTCTTGGAGCATCCACCAATGTGTTCCTGTTTGCCCTTGCTAGAATCCCTGTGG gtatttttaaacatacactCTCCATTTCAAGGGCTCTGCTTTCTGATCTGGTTTCAGAGAAAGAACGGCCGCTAGTAATCGGACAATTCAATGCAGCGTCTAGTGTGGGCTTCATCTTGGGTCCCATGGTTGGTGGATATCTTACTGAGTTAGATGGTGGATTTTATCTGACAGCCTTCATCTGTTGTTGTGTCTTCCTTCTCAATGCTG GTCTGGTTTGGCTGTTTCCCTGGCGTGAAGCAAAGCTCTCCAGGACGGAGCAAGGCCGGCCGGCCGGTGACAGCCCTGCCCCCTGGGGGAGGACGGACCCTCCCGAGCAGCAGCCAGCCACCCCGCGCCAGAGCACCGCCAGCACCAGGCCTGCCCGGCCGCCCTGGGCGGAGGTCGCGTCCACCCTGCGCGACATGAAGAGCCTGGTATTTTCCGAAATGTGGGACATCTTCGCGGTGCGCCTGCTGATGGCCGTGGCGGTGATGCTCTACTACAGTAACTTCGTGCTGGCCCTGGAGGAGCGCTTCGGGGTGCGGCCGCGGGCGGCGGGCTGCCTCATCAGCTACAGCAGCGCCCTGGGCGCCCTGGGCGGCCTGGCGCTGGGCCCGCTCCTGCGGCTGTACGGGCACGACGGGCGCGCCATCCTGCTGCGCTCGAGCGCGCTCacctgcctgctgctgctgctgcacgCCGCCGCCCGCTCGGCCGCCCTGGCCGCGCTCTGCACCGCGCTGCTGGCCGTCTCCACGGCCGTGGGCAGGACCTGCGTCACCGACCTGCAGCTGGCTGCCGGCGGGGCGCAGGGCGGGCGGCACGGTCATCGGCGTGGGGCAGTCGGTGACGGCCGTGGGCCGGATCGTCGCCCCGCTCCTCTCGGGGCTCGCGCAGGAG ACGCTACAATATTGAAGGCAGGCCAGTTAACAACCTATAGTGGCccctaa
- the MFSD9 gene encoding major facilitator superfamily domain-containing protein 9 isoform X6, which yields MPRQESGAGAEARADGPGAVGARRFLLCLYLVGFLDLFGVSMVVPLLSLHVKSLGASPTVAGIVGSSYGILQLFSSTLVGCWSDVVGRRSSLLVCILFSALGYLILGASTNVFLFALARIPVEKERPLVIGQFNAASSVGFILGPMVGGYLTELDGGFYLTAFICCCVFLLNAGLVWLFPWREAKLSRTEQGRPAGDSPAPWGRTDPPEQQPATPRQSTASTRPARPPWAEVASTLRDMKSLVFSEMWDIFAVRLLMAVAVMLYYSNFVLALEERFGVRPRAAGCLISYSSALGALGGLALGPLLRLYGHDGRAILLRSSALTCLLLLLHAAARSAALAALCTALLAVSTAVGRTCVTDLQLAAGGAQGGRHGHRRGAVGDGRGPDRRPAPLGARAGDATILKAGQLTTYSGP from the exons ATGCCGAGGCAGGAGTCGGGGGCCGGGGCTGAGGCGCGGGCAGACGGCCCCGGTGCCGTCGGAGCCCGCCGCTTCCTGCTGTGTCTTTACCTGGTGGGCTTCTTG GATTTGTTTGGTGTCAGCATGGTCGTCCCTTTATTGAGCCTTCATGTCAAGTCTCTTGGAGCAAGTCCAACAGTTGCTGGAATAGTAG GCTCCTCCTATGGCATTTTGCAGCTCTTTTCCAGCACATTGGTG GGCTGCTGGAGTGATGTGGTTGGAAGACGATCTTCCTTGCTGGTGTGCATTCTGTTCAGTGCCCTGGGTTATCTGATTCTTGGAGCATCCACCAATGTGTTCCTGTTTGCCCTTGCTAGAATCCCTGTGG AGAAAGAACGGCCGCTAGTAATCGGACAATTCAATGCAGCGTCTAGTGTGGGCTTCATCTTGGGTCCCATGGTTGGTGGATATCTTACTGAGTTAGATGGTGGATTTTATCTGACAGCCTTCATCTGTTGTTGTGTCTTCCTTCTCAATGCTG GTCTGGTTTGGCTGTTTCCCTGGCGTGAAGCAAAGCTCTCCAGGACGGAGCAAGGCCGGCCGGCCGGTGACAGCCCTGCCCCCTGGGGGAGGACGGACCCTCCCGAGCAGCAGCCAGCCACCCCGCGCCAGAGCACCGCCAGCACCAGGCCTGCCCGGCCGCCCTGGGCGGAGGTCGCGTCCACCCTGCGCGACATGAAGAGCCTGGTATTTTCCGAAATGTGGGACATCTTCGCGGTGCGCCTGCTGATGGCCGTGGCGGTGATGCTCTACTACAGTAACTTCGTGCTGGCCCTGGAGGAGCGCTTCGGGGTGCGGCCGCGGGCGGCGGGCTGCCTCATCAGCTACAGCAGCGCCCTGGGCGCCCTGGGCGGCCTGGCGCTGGGCCCGCTCCTGCGGCTGTACGGGCACGACGGGCGCGCCATCCTGCTGCGCTCGAGCGCGCTCacctgcctgctgctgctgctgcacgCCGCCGCCCGCTCGGCCGCCCTGGCCGCGCTCTGCACCGCGCTGCTGGCCGTCTCCACGGCCGTGGGCAGGACCTGCGTCACCGACCTGCAGCTGGCTGCCGGCGGGGCGCAGGGCGGGCGGCACGGTCATCGGCGTGGGGCAGTCGGTGACGGCCGTGGGCCGGATCGTCGCCCCGCTCCTCTCGGGGCTCGCGCAGGAG ACGCTACAATATTGAAGGCAGGCCAGTTAACAACCTATAGTGGCccctaa
- the MFSD9 gene encoding major facilitator superfamily domain-containing protein 9 isoform X7, whose amino-acid sequence MDLFGVSMVVPLLSLHVKSLGASPTVAGIVGSSYGILQLFSSTLVGCWSDVVGRRSSLLVCILFSALGYLILGASTNVFLFALARIPVGIFKHTLSISRALLSDLVSEKERPLVIGQFNAASSVGFILGPMVGGYLTELDGGFYLTAFICCCVFLLNAGLVWLFPWREAKLSRTEQGRPAGDSPAPWGRTDPPEQQPATPRQSTASTRPARPPWAEVASTLRDMKSLVFSEMWDIFAVRLLMAVAVMLYYSNFVLALEERFGVRPRAAGCLISYSSALGALGGLALGPLLRLYGHDGRAILLRSSALTCLLLLLHAAARSAALAALCTALLAVSTAVGRTCVTDLQLAAGGAQGGRHGHRRGAVGDGRGPDRRPAPLGARAGDATILKAGQLTTYSGP is encoded by the exons ATG GATTTGTTTGGTGTCAGCATGGTCGTCCCTTTATTGAGCCTTCATGTCAAGTCTCTTGGAGCAAGTCCAACAGTTGCTGGAATAGTAG GCTCCTCCTATGGCATTTTGCAGCTCTTTTCCAGCACATTGGTG GGCTGCTGGAGTGATGTGGTTGGAAGACGATCTTCCTTGCTGGTGTGCATTCTGTTCAGTGCCCTGGGTTATCTGATTCTTGGAGCATCCACCAATGTGTTCCTGTTTGCCCTTGCTAGAATCCCTGTGG gtatttttaaacatacactCTCCATTTCAAGGGCTCTGCTTTCTGATCTGGTTTCAGAGAAAGAACGGCCGCTAGTAATCGGACAATTCAATGCAGCGTCTAGTGTGGGCTTCATCTTGGGTCCCATGGTTGGTGGATATCTTACTGAGTTAGATGGTGGATTTTATCTGACAGCCTTCATCTGTTGTTGTGTCTTCCTTCTCAATGCTG GTCTGGTTTGGCTGTTTCCCTGGCGTGAAGCAAAGCTCTCCAGGACGGAGCAAGGCCGGCCGGCCGGTGACAGCCCTGCCCCCTGGGGGAGGACGGACCCTCCCGAGCAGCAGCCAGCCACCCCGCGCCAGAGCACCGCCAGCACCAGGCCTGCCCGGCCGCCCTGGGCGGAGGTCGCGTCCACCCTGCGCGACATGAAGAGCCTGGTATTTTCCGAAATGTGGGACATCTTCGCGGTGCGCCTGCTGATGGCCGTGGCGGTGATGCTCTACTACAGTAACTTCGTGCTGGCCCTGGAGGAGCGCTTCGGGGTGCGGCCGCGGGCGGCGGGCTGCCTCATCAGCTACAGCAGCGCCCTGGGCGCCCTGGGCGGCCTGGCGCTGGGCCCGCTCCTGCGGCTGTACGGGCACGACGGGCGCGCCATCCTGCTGCGCTCGAGCGCGCTCacctgcctgctgctgctgctgcacgCCGCCGCCCGCTCGGCCGCCCTGGCCGCGCTCTGCACCGCGCTGCTGGCCGTCTCCACGGCCGTGGGCAGGACCTGCGTCACCGACCTGCAGCTGGCTGCCGGCGGGGCGCAGGGCGGGCGGCACGGTCATCGGCGTGGGGCAGTCGGTGACGGCCGTGGGCCGGATCGTCGCCCCGCTCCTCTCGGGGCTCGCGCAGGAG ACGCTACAATATTGAAGGCAGGCCAGTTAACAACCTATAGTGGCccctaa